DNA from Candidatus Woesearchaeota archaeon:
CTAATTAACAGCAAAATATTTAAATAGCTATTAATAGCTATTAATAGCTATGAGAAAGAAAAGGAGCGGAAAAGGCAGGATAAGGCTTAAGCCTATTGAATTTTCAGAGATTTATGAGGCTGAAGTCAAGAGAGCCAATAATACAAGCGGCAGGATATACCTGCCTGAGAAATATATAGGGAAGAAGGTTTATGTTGTTATAGGGAACAAATGAGGATGAAGGCTGGAATTGATATCAGGAATGCGGGCAGGATTTTAATCTTAATATTGGTTTTAATATCGATGCTTTTTCTTATAAAAGCGATTGTAGAGTATAAAGACCCTACGCCGGGGCAGAACGAGTATAGGAATAAGGATTGGGTATTTGTTAATGTTACTGACAGTGATGCTGCAGGAACTTACTCCTTTATCAACTGGAATGAAAGCCTTGTATTATGGCTGAGCATGGAGCATAATGAGAGCGGGACTGTTTATGACAATTCGAGCTATGGGAATGACGGGACTGCTTTCGGGAAGACCAACAAGACAGCAGGGAGGTTTGGCAATGCTTTCGGACTTGACGGCGAGACAGGGTATATAGAAAGCACAGTCAGCCAGGACAAGCACACTGTTTCTTTCTGGTATAAGAACACTACAGAACTTAACTGGACACATGTGGTAAATGCCTCGGGCACTTTATATGTAAATGGCGTTATAGGCGCGCCAGGACAGTATCCTGTATATATCAGCGGGGATACTATCCAGGCGGGCAAGCTGTCAGGCAGCTCTTATTTTAACGGGTCAATCGATGAACTGCTCATATTTAACCGCAATTTGTCTTATCAGGAAGTTTTAGCCTTATATAATTCTTCAAAATATGAGCCGTACCATAATTTTACATCGCTTGAAGACGGGCTCTACAACTATACCGCATATTCTGTCAATGAGAGCGGCGATGCTGATAATGCAGGCTACAGAAATGTCACCATAGATACCCTAAACCCGGGCATAAATTTCACTTCACCAACTGCCCCTTCCGGAAGGAGGAATGTTGACTGGATAGCTGTAAATATAACAGCAGATGATCCAAATCCTGAGAATATAACCATTTTTTTGTACAACAGCACTGACTTGATTATATCTAATTCTTCCGGCGGAAATAATTTTTTCTGGAACATAACTTCGCTTGACAGCGGAATTTATTATATTAATTCCAGCGCCAATGACATTGCGGGGAATATTAACTCTACGCCGACCAGGGAAGTGATAATTGATATGCCTGCTGTGATTAATTTACATGCTTCAGTGCCGCCTTATCCGGCTGAAAGTGATGAGGTATACATCTATGCGAATGTTACTGATGACAATGACGATGTGAGATGGGTAAATTTTACTATTGCTGCCCCTAATGGTACAGTTATTATCAATAATGAAAATGCAAGCTCAAGAAACGGAAACATATGGAACTCTTCGAAGCTTAATGCCAGCTCACTGGGCAGATGGATGTGGAATATAACTGCTTATGATAATTTTTCCGTTACTTTTGCTGAGGGTAGCTTCAATATAGCTATCTGGCATACTTTCGTAGGAAATTTGTCGGGCAGCCTACAGCTGGCTGATGAAGCAGGCAGTTCCTTAGTGAGATGGAACGTCGAGAACGTTTCCGGAAGCAATATTTACATAGCAGACTCTGACAGCAGCATAAATTTCAATTCTTTAGCTGCTTTAGGCAGGAACCTTTCCAATGCATCAACAATAAATGATTTTGAAGAGTTGGATGATTTTCTGGCTACCGGCAATTATACAGATTCGATCAACAGCACATATACTTTTTCGGGCAATGTGAAGAAAGAGTATAATTTTACCGTATTCGGCAAGACTATATATTATGTTCCTATTGTCAACAGCACAAATAACAGCAATTTTTTCACCGGCATTTTATGGGACAGCTCTGATGACACCAACAATGGAGGAGAAGAAGGGGAATATGAAAAAACAGCCAAGGAAGATATTGTTTTTATCACAGAGGCAAGCAAGGGCGAATTAGGGAAATACGGCGTATACGACTATGAGATAAAAATACCTGCAAAATTAAGGGAGTATGTTTCAGCAGGCAGCAGCGTTTCTTTATATGGCGAGATAAGATAATTGAGATAATATTATAATGCATATTTACAACTATAAAATTGTTACAAAGTTATTTAAAAAACCAACAAGGTTTTTGAGTATGCGGGAGTGTTAAGTATAAAATAGTTGATTATGATGAAAAGTGGTGATAGTGTAAAATGCCTATTCTTAATTTAAGCAAGTCAAAGAAAGAAGAGGGAGAGAAAAAGGAAGATGCGCCTGATGAACTGCCTTCTTTGCCCGAAGAGAAGAAAGAAGAAGCAGAAAAAAAAGAGGAAGAGAAAAAAGAAAGCGGGGGGGAGGCAGCAGGGGATAAAGCGACAGAGCCTGAGGGAGAAGCGAAAGAGGCGGAAGAGACGAAGGAGACAAAAGAAGAAAAGAAGGGAGAGCTGGCTCCTGATGAGCTTCCTCCTGTAGAAAAGAAGGAAGAGAAGGAAAAAGAAGAGGCAGCATCAAGTGAAACAGGCGGGTCGAAACCAAGCCAGGACAGAAGGTTATATTTCTCTAAGCTTATACAAAAACTAAATGAAGGAACGCCCATAGAGGATATCGAGCGTGAGATCAGGTCGAGGGATGTAATTGCGGCGCTCAATGAGAATGCCCAGGAGAATAAGAGAGATGAGAGCAGGTCTAAGAAGGAAGAGAAAATCAAGAAAGGAATCATGGAACTGCAGAAATTGGAGAAAGACTGGGATATGCTAAAGAGTGACTTAGATGAGAAAAACAGCAAATTCGAGGATACAGAGAAGAAAATCAAGGAGATTTCCGAGGAGCTGAAGAAAGAGATTATTGAAGTAGAGGAGATGCGCAGAAGGTATTGAGTTCTTTGCTTGTTCTTTTATTGACTATCTATATTATCTATTTTATGGACTAAATTATGGACTAAATTTAATTCTAAATCGAAACATTTATATATGAGTATACTAAAAAGTATATTAATTTACTAAAATTGCTTTTAGTAACCTATAATGCATAAAGATATACAAGTGGAAACAGATGAACCAAAACCCATTTTCGGATTTTGTCGGTGAGCATATAAAGGCGCCGTATAGGGACGGAAGACAGCTTAAGATTGCCAGAGGAAAATTAGTAAGTGTTGATGGAGGCTTCGTAAAAGTGATAGGAGATCTCGGGACAATAATAATCAACTCAAAAAATATTGAGAAGATGTCTAAGATAAAGAAGAGGAGGGCTACATGAATAATAATTATTCTCTTCAATTATTCAAAAAAACAAAGAGGTTAAACTAAAATGAAAGCGCAAATGAAAAAAGTTTCAGGGCTATATGTTATTTCTCATGTAAGTGCAAGCGAGGTGAGGGCATAATGAGAATCAAATTGAATGCATTGAATGCATTATTAATGCTATTTATATTATTGGGCATGGCTATTGTTGCTGCGGCTCCGGAGGGTCCGGATGAACTGGATGTAATGAACTCCACCAGAAGAACGGTAAAGGCTACACAAAATATTTCTGCACTGGCAGGAAATGTAACGCAGCTAAACATAAGCGGTACGTTTATTACACAATCATGGCAGGGCTATTATGGAAATGTTTCCGGTACGATAGCTTTGGATGCTTCTGATGGATACAGGATGTTCAGTTGGGATATTGCATCTCCCCAAGGAGAGGTATATGCAACAGAAGGGATAGATGTTCCCACATGGGGAGGGGTAGGACAAAGCGCAACTATTGAGTGCTGGAATTATACTAAAGGCCGAACCACTGCTATAGGCTATCCTTATTATGGCGAAGTAGAAGGATGGAATAGTATTGAAGGGGCTGAATCAGCAGCAATAAACTTTTCAACTGTGGGTATGGGCGAAAATGACCCTGATTCAATCAACAATACATTCTATAGGACCAGTGCATATTCATTTCCGTCTTTTTATGCGGGAAGAGCTTTTATTAACGGCACCCTCAATAATGATCAATGCCCTTCTCTGGCATTATATAACAGTACCAATGCATCCACTTATGGCGGCTCTGGTGATTTAGACCCATCGGCCGGGGCGGTTCATGAAGGAGGGGATTTTCAGGAAGTTATTCTTATAGACACTTCCAAGAATTACCTTATCTTTACAGCTATTACTGATTTAACTAAAAACACAAAGGGTTTTAATAATAGGGTCTGGGATTTTCAGATGATTGTGCCTGAAGACGGACACGGCGGAGATATTACAACGACAGAGTACAACTTTTATGTGGAGCTTGAGTGAGGTGAGAGAAATGAAAGCAAAAAAACTCGGACAAAAAATCTTTTCAATCATAACAATTATTTCATTATTTGCATTGACATTAGCGATTGTATATGCTGAGAATAAAGTAGAGCCTTCAAAGATGACTACATGGAATTATATCTCGAATGAAACAAACCTATATCCAAATGCCACTAGGAGGAATTACACAAGGGGCTTTATACATACAGTTAACATTGAAGAGCAGGCGCCAACATTGAAATGGCTGGCATTTGTAGGAAATATTACAGGAAGTTTTGCACTGCAGGATAGTGATGGATATTCTGTCTATGAATGGGATGTAGCAACAACAAGAGGAGAAATCTATGCAACCAAGGAAGGGTCTTTGCCTGCAGGACAAACGGGGCCCGACGATGGCGGAACAGGCGTAAATGACGATTACCCTGATCAGGGAGGCATTCCCCTGTGGGAGAGCATGGAGTGTGCAAATGCAGGAAATATCTCAGCAGAAGAAGTGTGGTTTAACCACACAATAGCTAGCGGAGCCAGAGCTAATGAAGATTCGTATTCCAGCACGTTTACAACAAGCTTCTCCCTTCAGAGCAACTTTTATGTTGGCGAAAGCGTTGAGATCAGCACGGGTGATACCTGCTATGGCATGAATCTTAAGAGGAATGATACAGAGACAGCCAATTACTGGGAAGAATTAGTTTTGATGGACGGCACATATGAGACTGAAGCCAACGACGTATTGCAGTGGGATTTGACCTATGTGTCACTGATTGAGAACAATACAGCAGGCTATAGAAACGGAACAACATATGACTTCCAGATACTGCTGCCTCAGTCAGGATTAGAGGGAGACCAGCCAAACGTAGCATATTATTTTTACATAGAGCTGATTTAATTTTTAAGCTCTAAAAATTTTCTTTTTTCTTTATGTTTATTATATTAGTATCTGATATTTCTTAATTTCAGTTTTAAATTTTCTTTAATTTTGATTACTTAATTGGAAAAATTTTTAAATGGTTTTACTTACATAATGAGTATTATATTTATTTTTTATTTTTTTACTTACATAATGAGTATAAATAATGAAGAAACTAAGCGGATAGATAAGAATAACATAATTGATGCTCTGCTTGGCTCATTAAAGGAGAAGTATGCTATTTCAAGAAAGGAAGTTCTCAAATATTTGCTTGACAATAAGGAAAGAACAACAAGGATTCCTGTTTCTATATTCAGGGAAGAGCTTAGCCCTGTGCAGGCTCTGGTCAAATATCTTGCGGAGAATAGGGCATACAGGATTAATGAAATTGCAAAGCTACTGCAAAGAGATCAAAGGACTATAGGGAATACATACAGGAATGCAAATAAGAAGCATAGAGAGATGATTTCTGCTGAGGAAACAAGGTATTTCATACCCATTGAAGTGTTTTCCCGCAGAAAATTAAGCTTTCTTGAGAATTTATGCATGTATCTTAGGGAGCAGCTTAATTTGAGTTACCATAAGATTGCTGTCCTGCTGGGAAAAAATGACAGGACTATATGGACAGTATGCAAAAGGGCTGAGAAAAAGAATGGCATATAAGATAAGAAGAGGATTATGCTGGGTTATTTTAATAGCTTTAGCCAGCCTAAGCATTGCTATAGAGCCGTCAGCCCCTGACAGTTTTGAGAATATTTCAGCTGACTCACCAGTCCCGAGCGTAGGCACAATGTTCAATACAAGCGGGGGAACAATAACCACGCTAAACTTTAATGCAACCACGCAGAATCCCAGATGGAAGGCCTTTGTGGGAAATATCAGCGGCGAATTTGCACTGCAGAACACAGAAGGAATGGCGATTTATGACTGGTCGTTAACGAGTGTCCAGGGCGAGATATATGCAACCAGGAACAGCACATTGGTAGACTGGGACAGTGTCAGCTGTGCTACAAATTCCGATATCGGCAAGGAGCAGGATGCTTTAGGATTCTCAACTAATGATGAGGATAATATAAACAGGACATTCTATAGGCAGGAGCATGATGAATTTTATGCAGGGGATAAATTCATAGCTGCGGACTCCTGCCCCTCTACCAACCTGTACGTAAACGGAACAAACCAAAGCCAGCATTATCAGGAACTTTTGCTGAATTACAATAACCTGATTTATACA
Protein-coding regions in this window:
- a CDS encoding DUF2080 family transposase-associated protein, with the protein product MRKKRSGKGRIRLKPIEFSEIYEAEVKRANNTSGRIYLPEKYIGKKVYVVIGNK